One segment of Chelmon rostratus isolate fCheRos1 chromosome 17, fCheRos1.pri, whole genome shotgun sequence DNA contains the following:
- the baiap3 gene encoding BAI1-associated protein 3, which yields MTTLLDLKSSVLRQVQRSQSLRSRREPPPTAGSPLTHCPEPLPRRFWTVVHRISEESVEFFERVNAILQKQENMLRAAQAECQRGACTVPPPQEHVDQSFIPNRISRTELDLLYEEAVYTVVNRVGVPSSEHVKSDEELFAYLLKVFDMGEEEHDIILQKVQESKRASFSLRVSVMKAKNLMAKDANGYSDPYCMLGILVGQSPRDVEEKKERKFSFRKRKEKLEKRSSTKEVLPARCIQVTEVKPETLNPVWDEHFVFEIDDVHNDLLHLDIWDHDDDVSVAEACKKLNEVSGLRGMGRYFKQIAKSVRANGSASSGSEENADDFLGCINIPLNEIPVMGYDTWFKLEPRSSTSKVQGECHLILKPFTSQRDTALSKKDSNISIHKKLLSQIVEYEHAHVKREPYNWNGQVCPPAWTILTHHAVQTDLSPLQQAIIRWQCYSSHHRTQRVCYSLLLRLLRTIDAEWDPAAVRGDLERQLSDSFRLYTEHCLCLMKNMRQVFPCTSAAAITRYELMLRGIGYMQNMRAFKTVCPLRNELHLDITTAVKKGSAEWYESLIARYKPEDGTLEEQLKKLVQVVDGVCADVQRAQNIYNKLFYSAVKVDFFSISYRQLEKQVADDVNVAMERVCGTLEQESSRLTQTMGETIFELFMSLKILKGFREFLPLKDAKMLALTGFHNWFKSSIHKWLQIVHDRSCDRIRKAVETDKLEPVQQAKHSSSAVEVTACFSQVREIWLQLAWPDSAGAFIFITRLTDNFCSEAVCYSEMITRKIERNQLGRDHKSFTVQLCIALNNTEHVRIFLGHLPRDLDWQGVERAMEESCGVEGKEQVYKALNGQLFNMDLDLQREAKRLIALLTDKMLPELRRYIQHISLSPDSINNDDAVSPLMKYLQDTMVILTENLVKENLTRVLQSMWELLLRMILDAVAENRGVQVEFYNRFQYTVETLLQFFHAKGEGLSLEDMKSGDYKVLDEELRLNKCSSFELIEQYYLEKISHQKTLKHTRYGRISVKCYYDAPEQRLTVEILHAADIIALDANGLSDPFVIVEVCPHHLFPLAKSQRTQVKLKTLHPVFDELFYFHVSPEQYRHRFACLTFTVMDYDWLSTNDFAGEAVAPLSDFCWPGRPNASPAGKSVQPVILHLSRSKPSEKPIMRMLDARIGDREAQEFVRRLKEIEKSMEEE from the exons ATGACGACGCTGCTGGACCTGAAGAGTAGTGTGCTGAGGCAGGTGCAGAGGAGCCAGTCGCTGAGGAGCCGAAGGGAGCCTCCGCCCACCGCCGGCAGCCCCCTCACACACTGTCCCGAGCCCTTACCTCGCAG gttttggacagttg TCcacag GATTTCCGAAGAGAGCGTGGAGTTCTTTGAGCGTGTGAATGCCATCCTTCAGAAACAGGAGAACATGCTGCGGGCTGCCCAGGCTGAG TGCCAAAGAGGGGCCTGCACGGTCCCGCCGCCCCAAGAGCATGTGGACCAGTCCTTTATCCCCAACAGAATCAGCAGGACAGAG cTGGACCTGCTTTATGAGGAAGCTGTGTACACGGTGGTCAACCGGGTGGGAGTGCCTTCATCAGAGCATGTGAAAAGTGACGAAGAGCTGTTTGCTTACCTGCTGAag GTGTTTGATATGGGTGAAGAGGAACATGACATCATTCTCCAGAAAGTTCAAGAATCCAAG AGAGCCAGTTTTTCCTTGAGAGTTTCTGTCATGAAAGCAAAGAATCTGATGGCCAAGGATGCAAATG GGTACAGCGACCCCTACTGCATGCTGGGCATCCTGGTGGGCCAGAGCCCGCGGgatgtggaggagaagaaggagaggaagttCAGCttcaggaagaggaaagagaagctgGAGAAACGCTCCAGCACCAAGGAGGTGCTACCTGCCAGGTGTATCCAGGTGACCGAGGTCAAACCGGAGACTCTCAACCCTGTGTGGGACGAGCACTTTGTGTT tgaaatAGACGATGTCCACAACGACCTCTTACATCTTGACATATG GGACCATGATGATGACGTGTCTGTTGCTGAGGCCTGCAAAAAGCTCAATGAAGTCAGTGGACTTCGTGGAATGGGAAG GTATTTTAAGCAGATAGCAAAGTCAGTGCGTGCCAATGGATCCGCTTCATCGGGCTCGGAGGAGAACGCCGATGACTTCCTCGGATGCATCAACATCCCTTTGAAC GAGATCCCAGTTATGGGCTATGACACCTGGTTTAAACTGGAGCCTCGATCCAGCACATCTAAAGTTCAGGGAGAATGTCACCTGATACTGAAGCCCTTCACCAGCCAG agaGACACGGCTTTGTCTAAGAAAGACTCAAACATCTCTATTCACAAGAAACTGCTCAGTCAGATTGTGGAATATGAGCACGCTCATGTTAAG AGAGAGCCCTACAACTGGAACGGGCAGGTTTGCCCTCCAGCATGGACTATACTGACTCACCATGCTGTGCAAACTGATCTCTCACCTCTCCAACAGGCCATTAT TCGCTGGCAGTGCTACAGCAGCCACCATCGGACCCAGAGGGTGTGCTACTCCCTGCTGCTGCGCCTCCTGAGGACCATCGATGCCGAGTGGGACCCTGCCGCTGTGAGGGGCGACCTG GAGAGGCAGCTGTCAGACAGCTTCAGGCTGTACACAGAGCACTGCCTGTGTCTGATGAAGAACATGCGTCAGGTTTTCCCCTGCACCAGTGCCGCTGCCATTACACGCTACGAGCTCATGCTGAG GGGGATTGGCTACATGCAAAACATGCGGGCATTTAAGACTGTGTGTCCTCTTCGAAATGAACTGCATTTGGACATCACCACTGCTGTCAAG aaagGAAGTGCGGAGTGGTACGAGAGCTTAATTGCACGATATAAACCAGAGGACGGG actctggaggagcagctgaagaagCTGGTTCAGGTGGTTGATGGCGTGTGTGCAGACGTGCAGAGAGCCCAGAACATCTACAACAAGCTCTTCTACAG CGCAGTGAAAGTGGATTTCTTCAGCATATCATACAGGCAGTTGGAGAAACAG GTTGCTGATGATGTAAATGTGGCGATGGAGCGGGTTTGTGGGACTCTGGAGCAGGAGAGCTCCAGACTGACTCAGACAATGGGGGAGACCATCTTCGAGCTCTTTATGTCCTTGAAAATCCTCAAAGGCTTTCGAGAGTTTCTTCCACTCAA GGATGCTAAAATGTTGGCCCTGACAGGCTTTCATAACTGGTTCAAGTCCTCGATTCATAAGTGGCTGCAGATCGTTCACGACAGATCCTGTGACAGAATTCGCAAAGCCGTGGAAACAGACAAG CTCGAGCCTGTGCAGCAGGCCAAACACAGCTCCTCAGCAGTGGAAGTGACAGCGTGCTTCAGTCAGGTACGCGAGATCTGGCTCCAGCTGGCCTGGCCAGACTCTGCGGGggccttcatcttcatcacccgTCTGACCGAT AATTTCTGCAGCGAGGCGGTGTGCTATTCAGAGATGATAACTCGCAAGATTGAGAGGAACCAGCTGGGCCGAGACCACAAGAGCTTCACAGTGCAG CTCTGCATCGCCCTCAACAACACAGAGCATGTGCGCATTTTCCTGGGTCACCTGCCCCGCGACCTGGACTGGCAAGGCGTGGAGCGGGCCATGGAGGAGTCCTGCGGGGTGGAGGGGAAGGAGCAGGTTTACAAGGCTCTCAACGGGCAGCTGTTTAACATGGACCTGGACCTGCAGAGAGAGGCCAAACGTCTCATCGCACTGCTCACAGACAAG ATGCTGCCTGAGCTGCGGAGGTACATCCAGCACATCAGCCTGTCTCCAGACTCCATCAACAATGATGAT GCTGTGTCCCCTCTTATGAAGTACTTACAAGACACTATGGTCATCCTAACTGAAAACCTTGTAAAGGAGAATTTGACCAG AGTTCTCCAAAGCATGTGGGAGCTGCTCTTGCGGATGATCCTGGACGCGGTTGCAGAAAACAGGGGCGTTCAGGTGGAGTTCTACAACCGTTTCCAGTACACAGTGGAG ACCCTGCTGCAGTTCTTTCATGCTAAGGGAGAGGGTCTTTCCCTGGAAGACATGAAGAGTGGAGACTACAAG GTCCTGGATGAGGAGCTCAGGCTGAATAAATGTTCCTCCTTTGAGCTGATTGAACAGTACTATCTGGAGAAGATTTCccaccag aaaacactcaaacatacCCGTTACGGCCGGATCAGTGTGAAGTGCTACTATGATGCTCCAGAGCAGAGACTGACGGTGGAGATTCTGCACGCTGCAGACATCATTGCGCTGGATGCCAACG GTCTGAGCGACCCCTTTGTCATAGTGGAGGTCTGTCCTCACCACCTGTTCCCTCTGGCCAAGAGTCAGCGCACACAAGTGAAACTGAAGACACTGCACCCAGTATTTGACGAACTCTTTTATTT CCATGTCAGTCCTGAACAGTACAGACACAGGTTTGcctgtttgaccttcactgtgaTGGACTATGACTGGCTTTCCACCAACGACTTTGCCGGTGAAGCAGTGGCTCCTCTCAGCGACTTCTGCTGGCCGGGGAGACCGAACGCCTCGCCAGCCGGCAAGAGCGTCCAGCCTGTCATTCTCCACCTGTCTCGCAGTAAACCCAGTG AGAAGCCAATCATGAGGATGCTGGACGCTCGCATCGGAGACAGGGAGGCTCAGGAGTTTGTCCGCAGGCTGAAGGAGATTGAGAAGTCAATGGAGGAGGAGTAA